In Carassius gibelio isolate Cgi1373 ecotype wild population from Czech Republic chromosome B20, carGib1.2-hapl.c, whole genome shotgun sequence, the following are encoded in one genomic region:
- the otofa gene encoding otoferlin isoform X3, giving the protein MALVVYLKTVTELRGKGDRIAKVTFRGLSFFSRVLENCEDEARFEQAFRWPIGSQVDGDEMLEIQVFNYSKVFTNRLIGTFRMVLQKVVEEGHLEVSDTLIDDNNSAIRTSISIEIKYQTMDGSVKVWSDGEFLDIPDDCDGTFQFETDSLLSGRSQSSGTSPGRSIHGIPTFRKTGKGVFSAMKLGKTRISKDDHKKGDDAAILDAEDLDRKTMRLGGGLDPDTISLASVTAVTTNVSNKRSKPDIKMEPSSGRLVDYQISVTVIEARQLVGLNMDPVVCVEIGEEKKYTSMKESTNCPYYNEYFVFDFHVPPDVMFDKILKISVIHSKNLLRSGTLVGTFKLDVGTVYSQAEHQFHHKWAMLSDPDDITAGCKGYVKCDIAVVGKGDNIKTPHKANETDEDDIEGNLLLPEGVPSERQWARFYVKIYRAEGLPKMNTSIMANVKKAFIGENRDLVDPYVLVQFAGQKGKTSVQKSSYEPIWNEQVIFTEMFPPLCRRLKVQIRDSDKVNDVAIGTHFIDLRKIANDGDKGFLPTMGPAWVNMYGSTRNYTLMDEHQDLNEGLGEGVSFRARLLISIAVEILDPSSAEIMSSTEVQIEPVSNMSESATGKMEEFFLFGSFLEATMIDRKIGDKAISFEVTIGNYGNQIDGVSKPASAKKKKEGGGESEEEETELIHNSSDEEGEDDGDLTSVPSTPPMKPVITDRNYFHLPYFEKKPCIYIKSWWQDQRRRLYNSNIMDKIADKLEEGLNDVQEIIKTEKAYPERRLRGVLEELSTSCSRFVTLANKDQNLSGRTKLDKERLKSCMRELESMAQQAKTIRSQVKRNTVRDKLKLVLNFLHRLRFLADEPQHSIPDVFIWMISNNKRIAYARIPSKDILYSIVDEEMGKDCGKVKAVFLRLPGKKGFGPAGWTVQAKLEMYLWLGLNKQRRDFLSGLPSGYEENKATKGTGIQAVPPISLVYNMKQVFQLRAHMYQARSLFAADSSGLSDPFARVFFSTHSQVTEVLSETLCPTWDQLLVFDNVELYGEAGELRDDPPIIVIELYDQDTVGKAEFIGRTFAKPLTKMVDEHYGPPRFPPQLEYYQIYRGNCAAGDLLAAFELLQIPYDDEEIRRALIAVHDFAVPQIKIGPAGRAALPPIDGPTDSDRGPILPVPLGIRPVLSRYRIEVLFWGLRDLKRINLAQVDRPRVDIECAGKGVQSALIQNYKKNPNFSTLVKWFEVDLPENELLHPPLNIRVVDCRAFGRYTLVGSHAVTSLRKFIYSPPDKTANNWAHTARLANGYMALTNGTSHSRPHSRPISHPSGEIVVNMDPEPHIKKMDTVVKMDATTDAVVKVDLNEDEKEKEKKKKKKKKGEEVDEEEPDESMLDWWSKYFASIETMMENLRAQEAALAEAEEREDLEIAAESAEIKADDFPMKGTKPKEKSKDKKSSKDKKKNHDGTDKRPPKPKVDELMVYNKELESEFGSFEDWLHTFNLFRGKAGDDIDHNVVDDDRIVGRFKGSLCMYKLPLSEEIIRDAGFDPNMGMFQSIPHNDPINVLIRIYIIRATDLHPADINGKADPYIVIRLGKSEIRDKENYISKQLNPVFGKSFDIEATFPMESMLTVAVYDWDLVGTDDLIGETKIDLENRYYSKHRATCGIASNYSVHGYNVWRDPQKPTQILAKLCKEAKLDGPNYGPGGKVKVANRIFLGPTEIEDESGLKKQTEEHLALTVLRHWEEIPRVGCKLIPEHVETRPLLNPDKPGIEQGRIEMWVDMFPMDVPAPGPAIDISPRKPKRYELRVIIWNTDEVILEDDDYFTGEKSSDIFVRGWLKGQQEDKQDTDVHYHSLTGEGNFNWRFVFPFDYLMAEEKIVISKKESMFSWDETEYKIPARLTLQVWDADHFSADDFLGAIELDLNKFPRGAKTAKQCSLNMVLKEHELPTISIFKQKRVKGWWPFVARDENDEFELTGKVEAELHLLTAEEAEKNPVGLGRNEPEPLEKPNRPDTSLMWFMNPLRSIRYFIWHNYRWLILKALALLLLLLLVGLFLYSIPGYLVKKLLGA; this is encoded by the exons gttaATTGGCACTTTCCGCATGGTTCTGCAGAAGGTGGTGGAGGAGGGTCACTTGGAGGTGTCTGACACTCTTATTGACGACAATAACTCAGCCATACGG aCAAGTATTTCCATAGAGATCAAATATCAGACCATGGACGGGAGTGTGAAGGTATGGAGCGATGGTGAATTCCTTGATATTCCAGATGACTGTGATGGAACTTTCCAGTTTGAGACAGACAGTCTACTCTCTGGACGCAGCCAGAGCTCTGGGACATCACCTGGACGTTCTATCCACGGCATTCCCACATTCCGCAA GACAGGAAAAGGAGTGTTTTCAGCCATGAAACTGGGAAAGACGCGCATCTCTAAAGATGACCACAAAAAAGGAG ATGACGCTGCCATTTTGGATGCAGAAGATCTTGATCGAAAGACCATGCGTCTGGGCGGTGGGCTCGACCCTGATACCATCTCACTGGCCTCTGTTACTGCAGTAACCACGAACGTCTCCAACAAAAG ATCAAAGCCTGACATTAAGATGGAGCCCAGTTCAGGGCGTCTTGTGGATTATCAG ATCAGCGTAACAGTAATCGAGGCCCGTCAGTTGGTTGGTTTGAACATGGATCCTGTGGTTTGTGTGGAAATTGGCGAGGAGAAGAAGTATACATCGATGAAGGAGTCCACAAACTGCCCCTACTACAATGAG TACTTTGTCTTTGACTTCCATGTGCCTCCAGATGTCATGTTTGACAAGATCCTGAAGATTTCG GTTATACATTCTAAAAACCTTCTACGAAGCGGTACTCTGGTGGGGACCTTCAAACTAGATGTGGGAACTGTTTACTCACAAGCTG AGCATCAGTTCCACCACAAATGGGCAATGCTGTCGGACCCTGATGACATCACAGCCGGCTGCAAAGGTTACGTTAAGTGTGATATTGCAGTCGTAGGAAAAGGAGACAACATCAAGACACCGCACAAGGCCAATGAAACAGATGAGGATGACATAGAGGG GAATCTTCTTTTGCCGGAGGGTGTTCCATCAGAGAGACAATGGGCTCGGTTTTATGTTAAGATTTACAGAGCTGAGGGACTACCAAAAATGAACACCAGCATCATGGCCAATGTGAAAAAAGCATTTATCGGGGAGAACAGGGATCTTGTGGACCCTTATGTCCTGGTGCAATTTGCAGGGCAGAAG GGTAAAACGTCAGTTCAGAAGAGCAGCTACGAGCCCATCTGGAATGAGCAAGTAATCTTCACCGAGATGTTCCCACCTTTGTGTAGGCGACTGAAAGTTCAGATCCGTGATTCAGACAAGGTGAATGATGTTGCCATAGGAACCCATTTCATCGATCTACGAAAGATCGCAAACGATGGAGACAAAG GGTTCCTACCTACTATGGGCCCAGCCTGGGTGAATATGTATGGTTCTACCCGTAACTACACCCTGATGGATGAGCACCAGGACCTAAATGAGGGGCTGGGGGAAGGTGTGTCTTTTAGGGCACGCCTCCTCATTAGTATCGCAGTGGAGATCCTGGACCCCTCCTCTGCAGAAATAATGAGCTCTACTGAGGTACAAATAGAGCCGGTGTCCAACATGTCAGAG agtgccacgggGAAGATGGAGGAATTTTTCCTTTTTGGATCGTTCTTGGAGGCCACAATGATAGACAGAAAAATTGGTGATAAAGCCATCAGCTTTGAAGTCACTATCG GTAACTATGGTAACCAGATTGATGGAGTGAGCAAGCCTGCATCAGCAAAGAAGAAGAAAGAGGGTGGAGGGGAGAGTGAAGAAGAGGAGACTGAGCTCATCCATAACTCCAGCGATGAAGAGGGAGAGGATGATGGAGATTTGACATCTGTGCCGTCCACCCCTCCTATGAAACCAGTTATAACTGACAG GAATTACTTCCACTTGCCTTACTTTGAAAAGAAACCCTGCATTTACATCAAGAGCTGGTGGCAAGATCAGAGGAGACGACTCTACAACTCCAATATAATGGACAAGATTGCAGATAAACTG GAGGAAGGTCTGAATGATGTTCAAGAAATCATAAAAACAGAGAAAGCATATCCAGAACGCAGACTTCGAGGAGTTTTAGAGGAGCTTAGCACAAGTTGCAG TCGATTTGTTACACTGGCAAACAAAGATCAGAATCTATCCGGAAGAACCAAGCTGGACAAAGAGAGGCTCAAGTCCTGCATGAGAGAGTTG GAGAGTATGGCTCAGCAGGCGAAGACTATCCGCTCACAGGTGAAGAGAAACACAGTTCGAGACAAACTCAAGCTAGTGTTGAATTTCCTTCACAGGCTTCGTTTCCTGGCAGATGAG CCCCAGCACAGCATCCCTGATGTGTTCATATGGATGATTAGCAACAACAAACGCATAGCGTACGCCCGCATTCCCTCCAAAGACATCCTCTACTCAATTGTTGACGAAGAGATGGGAAAGGACTGTGGGAAAGTTaaagctgtttttctcagg CTGCCTGGAAAGAAAGGCTTTGGGCCTGCTGGCTGGACAGTTCAGGCTAAACTGGAGATGTATTTGTGGCTGGGCTTGAACAAACAGAGGAGGGACTTCTTGAGCGGCCTCCCTAGCGGCTATGAAGAAAACAAGGCTACTAAGGGAACCGGCATTCAAGCTGTTCCTCCCATCAGCCTGGTTTATAACA TGAAGCAGGTGTTTCAGCTGAGGGCCCACATGTATCAGGCTCGCAGTCTGTTTGCTGCTGACAGTAGCGGCCTGTCTGACCCTTTTGCAAGGGTTTTCTTCTCCACCCACAGCCAGGTGACAGAG GTCCTCAGTGAGACTCTTTGTCCTACATGGGATCAGTTGCTTGTGTTTGATAATGTTGAACTCTACGGTGAGGCTGGGGAACTCCGTGATGATCCACCAATCATTGTCATTGAACTGTATGACCAAGACACTGTG GGGAAAGCTGAGTTCATTGGGCGAACATTTGCAAAGCCACTAACTAAGATGGTTGATGAACACTACGGGCCGCCACGGTTTCCCCCTCAGCTGGAGTACTACCAAATCTACAGAGGAAACTGCGCTGCAGGAGATCTGTTGGCTGCTTTTGAGCTCCTGCAG ATTCCTTATGATGATGAGGAGATCAGGAGGGCCCTTATTGCTGTCCATGACTTTGCTGTACCTCAGATCAAG ATTGGTCCAGCAGGGCGGGCAGCTCTTCCTCCAATTGATGGGCCGACTGATTCTGACCGTGGACCCATTCTTCCTGTTCCATTGGGCATACGACCAGTTCTCAGCAGATATCGTATAGAG GTCCTGTTCTGGGGTCTGAGGGACCTTAAAAGAATCAATCTGGCTCAGGTGGACAGGCCTCGCGTGGACATCGAGTGTGCAGGGAAAGGAGTTCAGTCAGCCCTCATTCAGAACTACAAGAAGAATCCTAACTTCAGCACGTTAGTAAAGTGGTTTGAAGTG GATCTGCCAGAAAATGAGCTTCTTCATCCACCACTCAATATTCGGGTGGTGGACTGCAGGGCATTCGGACGCTACACCTTGGTGGGGTCTCATGCCGTGACCAGCCTTCGCAAGTTCATCTACAGCCCCCCAGACAAGACTGCTAACAACTGGGCTCACACCG CTAGACTGGCCAATGGCTACATGGCTCTCACGAATGGGACATCTCATTCCCGCCCCCACTCCCGTCCCATTTCTCATCCCTCAGGTGAAATTGTGGTCAACATGGACCCTGAACCCCACATTAAGAAGATGGACACAGTTGTCAAGATGGATGCT ACCACCGATGCTGTTGTTAAAGTAGACTTG AATGAGGAtgagaaggagaaagagaaaaagaaaaagaagaaaaagaaaggagaAGAAGTGGACGAGGAGGAGCCGGATGAGAGCATGTTGGACTGGTGGTCCAAATACTTTGCCTCAATAGAGACTATGATGGAG AATCTCAGAGCCCAGGAGGCTGCTCTGGCAGAGGCAGAGGAAAGAGAAGATTTGGAGATAGCAGCAGAGAGTGCAG AGATCAAAGCTGATGACTTTCCTATGAAAGGCACCAAACCCAAGGAGAAGAGCAAAGACAAGAAGAGCTCCAAGGACAAAAAGAAGAACCACGATGGCACAGATAAACGACCTCCAAAACCAAAAGTTGATGAACTCATG GTGTACAATAAAGAGCTGGAGAGTGAGTTTGGTAGCTTTGAGGACTGGCTCCACACCTTCAACCTGTTTAGAGGAAAGGCTGGAGATGACATTGACCACAATGTGGTTGATGATGACAGGATTGTGGGCAGATTCAAG GGCTCCCTCTGTATGTATAAACTCCCACTGTCTGAGGAGATCATCAGGGACGCAGGATTTGACCCAAACATGGGCATGTTCCAAAGTATTCCTCACAATGACCCTATCAATGTTCTCATAAGGATTTATATCATTAGA GCAACAGATCTGCATCCCGCGGATATAAATGGTAAAGCAGATCCTTATATAGTCATTCGATTGGGAAAGTCAGAGATTCGGGACAAGGAGAACTACATATCCAAGCAGCTAAATCCTGTCTTTGGAAA ATCGTTCGACATAGAGGCTACGTTCCCAATGGAGTCCATGCTGACGGTTGCAGTATATGACTGGGATTTGGTTGGAACTGACGACCTGATTGGTGAGACTAAGATCGATTTGGAGAACCGATACTACAGCAAACACAGAGCCACATGTGGCATTGCATCCAACTACTCTGT CCATGGTTACAATGTATGGCGTGACCCTCAGAAGCCAACCCAGATCCTTGCTAAGTTGTGCAAAGAAGCTAAACTGGATGGACCCAATTATGGACCTGGTGGGAAGGTCAAAGTTGCAAACCGCATCTTTCTTGGGCCAACAGAAATTGAAGATGAGAGCG GTCTGAAGAAGCAGACTGAAGAACACTTGGCTCTTACGGTTCTTAGGCATTGGGAGGAGATCCCACGTGTTGGTTGCAAACTCATCCCTGAGCATGTGGAGACCAGACCGCTCCTCAACCCAGACAAGCCAGGCATAGAGCAG GGAAGGATTGAAATGTGGGTGGACATGTTTCCTATGGATGTACCAGCACCAGGACCAGCCATTGACATATCACCACGCAAACCAAAGAG ATATGAGCTCAGGGTGATAATATGGAATACTGACGAGGTAATTCTGGAAGACGATGATTACTTCACAGGGGAAAAGTCCAGTGACATTTTTGTGAGGGG TTGGCTAAAAGGACAGCAGGAGGACAAACAGGACACAGACGTGCATTATCACTCTCTAACTGGGGAAGGAAACTTCAACTGGCGCTTTGTTTTCCCTTTTGACTATCTCATGGCTGAGGAGAAGATAGTCATCTCTAAGAAGGAATCCATGTTTTCCTGGGATGAGACCGAGTACAAGATTCCTGCTCGACTCACCCTTCAAGTATGGGATGCTGACCATTTCTCCGCAGATGACTTCCTGG GTGCGATTGAGCTGGACTTGAATAAGTTTCCCCGTGGGGCAAAAACAGCTAAGCAGTGCTCTCTCAACATGGTTCTCAAAGAGCATGAGCTGCCAACCATCTCCATCTTCAAACAGAAAAGAGTGAAGGGCTGGTGGCCATTTGTGGCCCGGGATGAGAATGATGAATTTGAGCTCACA GGGAAAGTGGAGGCAGAGCTCCATCTGTTGACAGCGGAGGAGGCAGAGAAAAATCCAGTCGGCCTTGGGCGGAATGAACCTGAACCACTTGAGAAACCAAA TCGTCCAGACACCAGTCTAATGTGGTTCATGAACCCTCTGAGGTCCATACGATACTTCATTTGGCACAACTACCGCTGGCTGATCCTGAAGGCTCTGgccctgctgctcctcctcctcctcgttgGGCTCTTCCTCTACTCTATTCCTGGATACTTGGTCAAGAAACTCCTAGGGGCATGA